GGGCTGATTGCCAGCTTGATCGCAATCGGATCGGTGCAGGCGCTCAGCCTCCTTGGCGGAAGTGTGACGCAAACCTTCACCACCGTATCCGGCAATATGGCGGCCCCTGTTGTTCCGCAGAACCCGGCACCGTCCGGCGGACCCAATACCGGATCGCCAAACGAACCTGCGCCCGGCGCAATCCCGCCCGGTTGAGCCTGACAGCGGCTCCGGGTGCGGGGGCGGTTGGCTGCGCGGTCTCACGGATTGCGCACGCTATCGCCCGGATCCGCGAATGGCACCGGCCGATCCTGGCCGCCCTTGTCCTGTGCGTGATTGTCATCGCGGTAAGGCCGGCCGAGCAGGTCGACAGCCGCTTCTCGGACCAGTTGCTGGCCAGTCAGGCCGTGCAGCCCGATGCGGACCTGGCCATCGTCGAGATCACGGCTGAGGACACCAGGCGCTTTGGCGGGCAGCCGGTTCCGCGCGCGGCCATGGCGGCGCTGGTCAACGGGCTGGCTGATGCAGGCGTTGACAGGGCCTATCTGGATTTCAACCTTGGCGAAGCCATCAGCGCCGGGCCGGATGAAGCACTGGCGAATGCGCTGGCGCGGTTCGATAAGGACCGGATCGCGCTGGCCAGCGGCGTCACGCCGGAGCATTTGCCCGCGCCGGTCTTCCAGAAGCACGCAACCGTGCTGGATTCGCGCATCGCGCAGGCGCCGGACGGATGGTATCGCGCAGTAGGCCAGAGCGGGGGAGCGCGAGGCGCAAATCCCTCGGCATGGCTGGCCAATGGCAGCACAACGCCGCAGGCGGCCGGGTTGGACCTGCGCGTGGCCCATTGGCAATTCCCGCGAGCCAGCATGTCCGACGTCATCGACGGGAAGGCGGACCTGAAGGGGAAGACGGTGGTCGTCACATTTTCCCGCAGCTTTGCGCCGACGCGGACCTTCCTGCCGATTGCTGGCGAAAGCGACCGCGCCGCCGTTTTCCTGCTGGGCGCGCAATCGCAGCGCAATGGCTATGACACCGTCCTGCAGCGGGGTGAGCGCGCCAATATCGCGCTCCAGCTGTTTGCCATCCTGATCGGCTTCGTCACGGGCCTGGTCGCCTCCTCCGGGCGAAAGCTGCTGTTATTGATGGGCGCGATCATGTTTTTCGTGCTCGCCACCAATGCCTCCATCGCGGCGAGTATCGGCGCACCGGCGCAGCCCAGCACCGCGCTGTTCTGCTTCCTAGTGATGGTCAACGTCACGCTGGTGCAGCGCCTGCGGATCGTGCCCATGATCGCCAACTTCCTGAAGGGCGATCTCAGCCCCGACGAAGCGCTTGCATGGCGCGCGCTGGAACCGCAGGAGCGGCCTGCCATGCTGTTCGGTGCGAACGGGCAGATCAAGCGCATGAACGCCGCAGCTCGCGACCGCACAGACCTGCCGCATGGCGAGATCGCGCAGGCCTGCTTCCCCCGCATGGGGGAGCGCGGCCAATCGATCGCGCTGCAGCTGGCGGATGGTTCGCCGGCCAGCTTCGCGCTCGACTGGCCATACCCCAATGTGCCGGTCGTAGTGCTTGAAGACAGGACAGCCACCGACGCGATGACCCGGCAGCTACAGCGGCAGCTGGAAGTGGACGAGATGACCGGCTGCCTCAACCGACGCGGCTTCGACAATGCGCTATCCGCCGCACGGAACACGGGACGCAATTATGCGGTGTTCTTCATCGATATGAACGGTTTCAAGGCGATCAACGACACTTATGGCCACGACGCCGGTGACGAGCTTCTGGTCGCCACTGCGGCGCGCCTGCAGGCCCTGTCGCGCAGCGATGACCACTGTGCCCGGCTCGGCGGGGACGAGTTTGCCATGATCGTCATGGGCACGGTGGATGCGGATACCGCGCAGCGCCTGCGCAGCCGCATCGAACAGGAAATCGCCGTGCCTGTGAAGCTGCGGGCCTCCGCCGCGACGGTCATGCCCTCCGCCGCCGTCGGCTTCGCAATGTCCAGTTTCGCCGGGGAGGACCCGGCAGCGGTCCTGCGCCGCGCGGATCAGGACATGTACCAGCAAAAGGGCCAGGGCAGGGCCGCACCCCGCGCCGCGTGAGTTAGATCAGCCCAAGCCGCAGCAGGCGATTGGCCAGCTTGCCGGGAAGGATATCGCCCAGTTCCTCACCTTCTTCCAGGTCGCGCGGCGGCTCGCCCTTCAGATAGCGCCAGCCCTGGTGTGCGCGCTTCGGGCGGGGCAGCACGGCGATCAGCTTCGGTTCCAGGTCGATGAACCAGCGTCCGTTGTCCTGCTCGGTAAAGCCGATAATCGGACTGCGCGCGACGATGTTGTGCTCATGGATCCAGAACAAGGATCCGCCGACGCATTCTTCCCAGCGCGTGGGGCGATAACGCGTGTTGACCGCCATGCGCGGACGGTTGGCAAACCATTCGCGGATATCGTCATAGCTTTTCGCCCCGAAGGCGATCTTGGTCAGGCTGAGCGGCATGGTCACCGCTCAAGATAGGCAATCGGCGGCGCGTCTCAAGCTGCCAGGCCCGCTGCCACGGCCAGGCCGAGGAAGGCGAAGAAGCCCATCGAGTCCGTGATCATGGTCACGAATACGCTGCTGGCGACGGCCGGGTCCTGTCCCAGCCGGTCGAATGCGACGGGGACCATCACGCCCGCCAGCCCTGCCACCACCACATTGATGACCATGGCCAGCGCAATCACAACGCCCAGCATCGGGGTGAAAATGGCCGCCGTGGCCAGGCCGATCAGCACGGCGATGGTCACGCCGTTCAGGAAGGCAACGCGAAACTCGCGCCACAGCATGCGCTTGGTATTGCTGCGGGTCAGCTGGTTGGTGGCGATGGCGCGCACCGTCACTGCCATGGTCTGCGTGCCCGCATTGCCGCCGATGCTGGCAACGATGGGCATCAGGATGGCCAGCGCCACCAGCTTCTCGATCGCGGCGCCGAAGGCCGCAATGATCAGGCTGGCGACCAGCGCCGTGCCAAGGTTCGCCACAAGCCAGCGCACGCGGGCGGAATAGGCATCGCGCAAGGGCTCGTTGATGTCGCCTTCACCGGCGCCGCTCATCAGCAGGGCATCCTCGCCCGCCTCTTCGGAGATGATGTGGACGATATCGTCCACCGTCAGCTGGCCCACCAGTCGCCCGTTCTCGTCCACCACGG
This genomic interval from Paraurantiacibacter namhicola contains the following:
- a CDS encoding diguanylate cyclase domain-containing protein; this translates as MSLTAAPGAGAVGCAVSRIAHAIARIREWHRPILAALVLCVIVIAVRPAEQVDSRFSDQLLASQAVQPDADLAIVEITAEDTRRFGGQPVPRAAMAALVNGLADAGVDRAYLDFNLGEAISAGPDEALANALARFDKDRIALASGVTPEHLPAPVFQKHATVLDSRIAQAPDGWYRAVGQSGGARGANPSAWLANGSTTPQAAGLDLRVAHWQFPRASMSDVIDGKADLKGKTVVVTFSRSFAPTRTFLPIAGESDRAAVFLLGAQSQRNGYDTVLQRGERANIALQLFAILIGFVTGLVASSGRKLLLLMGAIMFFVLATNASIAASIGAPAQPSTALFCFLVMVNVTLVQRLRIVPMIANFLKGDLSPDEALAWRALEPQERPAMLFGANGQIKRMNAAARDRTDLPHGEIAQACFPRMGERGQSIALQLADGSPASFALDWPYPNVPVVVLEDRTATDAMTRQLQRQLEVDEMTGCLNRRGFDNALSAARNTGRNYAVFFIDMNGFKAINDTYGHDAGDELLVATAARLQALSRSDDHCARLGGDEFAMIVMGTVDADTAQRLRSRIEQEIAVPVKLRASAATVMPSAAVGFAMSSFAGEDPAAVLRRADQDMYQQKGQGRAAPRAA
- a CDS encoding DUF1489 family protein — its product is MPLSLTKIAFGAKSYDDIREWFANRPRMAVNTRYRPTRWEECVGGSLFWIHEHNIVARSPIIGFTEQDNGRWFIDLEPKLIAVLPRPKRAHQGWRYLKGEPPRDLEEGEELGDILPGKLANRLLRLGLI